A section of the Saccharopolyspora gregorii genome encodes:
- the rpmF gene encoding 50S ribosomal protein L32, producing MAVPKRKMSRSNTRHRRSQWKATAPTLVQCSNRACREQKLPHVVCPACGQYDGRQVVQPA from the coding sequence GTGGCCGTCCCCAAGCGCAAGATGTCCCGCTCCAACACCCGGCACCGCCGGTCCCAGTGGAAGGCCACCGCGCCGACCCTGGTGCAGTGCTCGAACCGGGCCTGCCGGGAGCAGAAGCTGCCGCACGTCGTCTGCCCGGCCTGCGGCCAGTACGACGGCCGCCAGGTCGTCCAGCCCGCCTGA
- a CDS encoding YceD family protein — MSQNRDAASAAPQVGPWVIDTRELGHRAGSSRSFSRSAPAPAGFGLDMIGVPEGDPVQLDVLAESVVEGVLISGTATAEFTGECARCLDQFSEEIEIELRELYAYPDSTTEATTDEDEVSRVVDELIDLEPAVRDAMLLTMPTSPVCSEDCEGLCTGCGVKWAELGSDHTHETMDPRWAALRERFGGNEEEN, encoded by the coding sequence ATGTCCCAGAACCGTGATGCAGCAAGTGCCGCCCCGCAGGTCGGCCCGTGGGTGATCGACACCCGCGAGCTCGGCCACCGCGCGGGCAGCAGCCGCAGCTTCAGCCGCAGCGCCCCCGCGCCCGCCGGTTTCGGCCTGGACATGATCGGGGTGCCGGAAGGCGACCCCGTCCAGCTCGACGTGCTGGCGGAGTCGGTGGTGGAAGGGGTGCTGATCTCGGGCACCGCCACGGCGGAGTTCACCGGTGAGTGCGCGCGCTGCCTCGACCAGTTCTCCGAGGAGATCGAGATCGAGCTGCGCGAGCTGTACGCCTACCCGGACAGCACCACCGAGGCGACCACCGACGAGGACGAGGTCAGCCGCGTCGTCGACGAGCTGATCGACCTGGAGCCCGCGGTGCGGGACGCGATGCTGCTGACGATGCCCACGTCCCCGGTGTGCAGCGAGGACTGCGAAGGTCTGTGCACCGGGTGCGGGGTGAAGTGGGCCGAACTCGGCTCCGATCACACCCATGAGACGATGGACCCTCGCTGGGCCGCGCTGCGTGAGCGGTTCGGCGGGAACGAAGAGGAGAACTAG
- a CDS encoding DivIVA domain-containing protein: MYRVFEALDELVTIVEEARGVPMTSGCVVPRGDVLELLDDVRDALPQELDDAQDVLDHRDDVVSKAEAQSGKAIGDARSEADRTLSSARAEAEQLVADAQEQADQLIADARAHAEESVTAGRREYEDYVGRAQSEADRMVQAGRAAYDQSVHEGRSEQARLVADTEVAQAAHAEARRITEAAQEDAERLRSECDAYVDARLADFEDLLSRTLRTVGKGRQQLRSPVGVPFDYEETRHGAPAYEEN, translated from the coding sequence GTGTACCGGGTTTTCGAGGCGTTGGACGAGCTCGTCACGATCGTGGAGGAGGCGCGCGGGGTACCGATGACCTCGGGCTGCGTCGTTCCCCGCGGCGACGTGCTGGAGCTGCTCGACGACGTGCGGGACGCGCTCCCGCAGGAGCTCGACGACGCCCAGGACGTGCTCGACCACCGCGACGACGTGGTGTCCAAGGCGGAGGCGCAGTCCGGGAAGGCGATAGGGGACGCCCGGTCCGAAGCGGACCGCACCCTGTCCTCCGCGCGCGCCGAGGCCGAGCAGCTCGTCGCCGACGCCCAGGAGCAGGCCGACCAGCTCATCGCCGACGCCCGCGCCCACGCCGAGGAGTCGGTGACCGCGGGCCGCCGCGAGTACGAGGACTACGTGGGCCGCGCCCAGTCCGAGGCCGACCGCATGGTGCAGGCCGGCCGGGCCGCCTACGACCAGTCCGTGCACGAAGGCCGCTCCGAGCAGGCCCGGTTGGTCGCCGACACCGAGGTCGCGCAGGCCGCGCACGCCGAGGCGCGGCGCATCACCGAAGCCGCTCAGGAGGACGCGGAGCGGCTGCGCAGCGAGTGCGACGCCTACGTGGACGCGCGGCTCGCCGACTTCGAGGACCTGCTCAGCCGCACGCTGCGCACCGTGGGCAAGGGCCGCCAGCAGCTGCGCAGCCCGGTCGGCGTCCCGTTCGACTACGAGGAGACCCGGCACGGCGCGCCCGCCTACGAGGAGAACTGA
- the rnc gene encoding ribonuclease III yields MGGKQSRNRVADRAPLLSALGVELDAELLTLALTHRSYAYENGGLPPNERLEFLGDSVLGLVITDRLYREHPDLPEGQLAKLRASLVNMHALAGVARTLGEGGLGRYLLLGRGEELTGGRDKASILADSLEAVLGAVYLENGIEVARDLIYRLFGSLLTEAPQRGAGLDWKTSLQELTAATGRGVPEYRVQERGPDHRKEFSAFVSVAGDTLGEGDGRTKKEAEQKAAEAAWRSLSEREQNAQDEADQAGEGTGGTDESAASAPGGSARDGDPA; encoded by the coding sequence GTGGGGGGAAAGCAGTCCCGGAACCGCGTTGCGGACCGGGCCCCGTTGCTGTCAGCGCTCGGCGTCGAACTCGACGCCGAGCTGCTCACTCTCGCCCTGACGCACCGCTCCTACGCGTACGAGAACGGTGGTCTGCCGCCGAACGAGCGGCTCGAGTTCCTCGGCGACTCCGTGCTGGGCCTGGTGATCACCGACCGGCTGTACCGGGAGCACCCGGACCTGCCGGAAGGGCAGCTGGCGAAGTTGCGCGCGAGCTTGGTGAACATGCACGCGCTGGCCGGCGTGGCCCGGACCCTCGGTGAGGGCGGGCTCGGCAGGTACCTGCTGCTCGGCCGCGGTGAGGAGCTCACCGGCGGTCGGGACAAGGCGAGCATCCTGGCGGACAGCCTGGAAGCGGTGCTCGGCGCGGTGTACCTGGAGAACGGCATCGAGGTCGCCAGGGACCTGATCTACCGCCTGTTCGGCTCGTTGCTGACCGAGGCGCCGCAGCGCGGTGCCGGGTTGGACTGGAAGACGAGCCTGCAGGAGCTCACCGCGGCCACCGGCCGGGGCGTACCGGAGTACCGGGTGCAGGAACGCGGCCCTGATCACCGCAAGGAGTTCAGCGCGTTCGTGTCCGTGGCGGGCGACACCCTCGGCGAGGGTGACGGCCGGACCAAGAAGGAAGCCGAGCAGAAGGCCGCCGAGGCGGCGTGGCGCTCGTTGTCCGAGCGGGAGCAGAACGCTCAGGACGAGGCCGACCAGGCCGGGGAGGGAACCGGCGGGACGGACGAGTCCGCCGCGAGCGCCCCCGGCGGTTCGGCCCGCGACGGCGATCCGGCGTGA
- a CDS encoding glycoside hydrolase family 27 protein, protein MPSIALALLAVLALAGTSAPPRDTAAAAPLPVPPAATPPMGWNSWNTFGCDIDEAKIRGVADAMVASGMRDAGYRYVVVDDCWYEPERDAAGNLRADRTRFPGGMAALGEYLHSRGLLFGIYASPNVRTCAQRTGAYPGATGSGDREVQDARTFASWGVDYLKYDWCSGGGSTRNVRVAFTAMRDALATTGRPIVYSTNPNSNFPGEPGESEDWCGVAHLARTTEDIQPVWDSGHRNEHPMGVRNIIDVHSGLSDRVRPGCWNDPDMLEVGVHGVNGYAGLTPDEERTHLSMWAMFAAPLIAGNDPRTMSEADRALLTDPELLAVDQEPLGAAAHRVRGGDHQVWVKPLLDGTAIALHNQADTPTRITTGPAELGLPAGARLARNLTDGTTGPLTADVPAHGTVLLRIDHLSRRGAHRRPGTPSGHPRRSEDPRPGAWSRRGARRPRTPPKAGRTRRGDRAPRRRGR, encoded by the coding sequence ATGCCGAGCATCGCGCTCGCCCTGCTGGCCGTGCTCGCGCTGGCGGGCACCAGCGCCCCACCCCGGGACACCGCCGCGGCGGCACCACTTCCGGTGCCGCCCGCGGCCACCCCGCCGATGGGCTGGAACAGCTGGAACACCTTCGGCTGCGACATCGACGAGGCGAAGATCCGCGGCGTCGCGGACGCGATGGTGGCGTCGGGGATGCGCGACGCGGGCTACCGCTACGTCGTGGTGGACGACTGCTGGTACGAGCCGGAACGCGACGCCGCCGGGAACCTGCGGGCCGACCGCACCCGCTTCCCCGGCGGCATGGCGGCGCTCGGCGAGTACCTGCACTCGCGGGGCCTGCTGTTCGGGATCTACGCGTCGCCGAACGTGCGGACCTGCGCGCAGCGCACCGGCGCCTACCCGGGTGCGACCGGCAGCGGCGACCGGGAGGTGCAGGACGCCCGGACCTTCGCGTCCTGGGGCGTGGACTACCTCAAGTACGACTGGTGCTCCGGCGGCGGTTCCACCCGCAACGTGCGCGTCGCGTTCACCGCGATGCGCGACGCGCTCGCCACCACCGGCAGGCCGATCGTCTACAGCACCAACCCGAACAGCAACTTCCCCGGCGAGCCGGGGGAATCGGAGGACTGGTGCGGGGTCGCGCACCTGGCGCGCACCACCGAGGACATCCAGCCGGTGTGGGATTCCGGGCACCGCAACGAACATCCGATGGGCGTGCGGAACATCATCGACGTCCACAGTGGACTGTCAGATCGAGTGCGCCCGGGCTGCTGGAACGACCCGGACATGCTGGAGGTCGGCGTGCACGGCGTGAACGGCTACGCCGGGCTCACCCCCGACGAGGAGCGCACCCACCTGAGCATGTGGGCCATGTTCGCCGCCCCGCTCATCGCGGGCAACGATCCCCGCACGATGTCCGAGGCGGACCGCGCGCTGCTCACCGATCCCGAACTGCTCGCCGTGGACCAGGAACCGCTGGGCGCGGCCGCGCACCGGGTTCGCGGCGGTGACCACCAGGTGTGGGTGAAGCCGCTGCTCGACGGCACCGCCATCGCCCTCCACAACCAGGCCGACACCCCGACCCGCATCACCACCGGCCCCGCCGAACTGGGCCTCCCCGCCGGAGCGCGCCTCGCCCGGAACCTGACCGACGGCACCACCGGCCCGCTCACCGCCGACGTCCCCGCCCACGGCACCGTGCTGCTCCGCATCGACCACCTCAGCCGACGCGGTGCGCACCGCAGACCCGGCACACCATCCGGTCACCCGCGTCGGAGCGAAGACCCGCGCCCGGGTGCGTGGTCAAGGCGTGGTGCCCGCAGACCCCGCACGCCGCCGAAGGCGGGTCGAACGCGCCGAGGGGACCGAGCTCCGCGGCGCCGGGGCCGATGA
- the mutM gene encoding bifunctional DNA-formamidopyrimidine glycosylase/DNA-(apurinic or apyrimidinic site) lyase produces MPELPEVEVVRRGVAEHVTGRTVSAVDVLHPRAVRRHVPGPEDFAARLAGRTVNGVRRRGKYLWLVLDEDAAPQATEFVGTADAPGEALLTHLGMSGQLLVQPVGTADEKHLRVRFAFADGGPELRFVDQRTFGGLALADQVEVGGVLLPTPVAHIAPDPLEEAFDVDAVVAKLRSRRTGVKRALLDQSLVSGVGNIYADEALWRAKLHWARPTATLTRPEVRALLAAVTEVIGEALQVGGTSFDALYVNVNGESGYFDRSLAVYGQADRPCPRCGAVVRRDAFMNRSSYTCPVCQPEPRNAHR; encoded by the coding sequence GTGCCCGAGTTGCCCGAGGTCGAGGTGGTGCGGCGCGGCGTCGCCGAGCACGTGACCGGACGGACCGTGTCCGCGGTGGACGTTCTGCACCCGCGCGCGGTGCGCAGGCACGTCCCCGGGCCGGAGGACTTCGCCGCCCGGCTGGCCGGGCGCACCGTCAACGGCGTGCGGCGGCGCGGCAAGTACCTGTGGCTGGTGCTGGACGAGGACGCGGCGCCGCAGGCCACCGAGTTCGTCGGCACCGCGGACGCGCCCGGCGAGGCCCTGCTGACCCACCTGGGGATGAGCGGGCAGCTGCTGGTGCAACCGGTGGGGACCGCGGACGAGAAGCACCTGCGGGTGCGGTTCGCGTTCGCCGACGGCGGTCCCGAGCTGCGGTTCGTGGACCAGCGCACGTTCGGCGGCCTGGCCCTGGCCGACCAGGTGGAGGTCGGCGGCGTGCTGCTGCCGACGCCGGTGGCGCACATCGCGCCGGACCCGCTGGAGGAGGCGTTCGACGTCGACGCGGTGGTGGCGAAGCTGCGGTCGCGGCGCACCGGGGTGAAGCGGGCGCTGCTGGACCAGAGCCTGGTCTCCGGCGTCGGCAACATCTACGCCGACGAGGCGCTGTGGCGGGCGAAGCTGCACTGGGCGCGGCCGACCGCCACCCTGACCCGGCCGGAGGTGCGGGCCCTGCTCGCCGCCGTCACCGAGGTGATCGGGGAGGCGCTGCAGGTGGGCGGGACCTCCTTCGACGCGTTGTACGTCAACGTCAACGGCGAGTCCGGCTACTTCGACCGGTCGCTCGCCGTCTACGGCCAAGCCGACCGGCCCTGCCCGCGCTGCGGTGCGGTGGTGCGGCGGGACGCGTTCATGAACCGCTCGTCCTACACCTGCCCGGTGTGCCAACCGGAACCCCGCAACGCGCACCGGTGA
- a CDS encoding MinD/ParA family ATP-binding protein: MSGMPDEGLAPPEHLFTWVDVDDHLASLALAGRWPDWLLAVDGWWDGIDVVVTPGTGVGQVERWFDEAFGAGSTSYQDDELVLRLDDPRASEIKGTPIMLTEASADDPSRRSTRPVLRDRHVTKELAEPLVRPEKAQFASDVQLVALHSFKGGVGRTVHAVAIADAIARSGGKVLLVDADLEAPGITWMHREQGAQLDFGYEDLLALLQGAEDGGSREAVEIAAAYLPNQRVVSHVNGGSLTVVPASRGTRLGPPRIEPVDLLIPGRSPYFLTEAIAELAAEVGADTVVIDLRAGASELSAPVLLDPRVQRIFVTTLSHQSIAGTHRMLRQLSRRAPAVHGTDPAASVIITQYRQDAHGDHAERVRAEFADALSALLRIPGEDATEKTDADGDDTEATDADVLSRPVLSPFREELLALPGAWDSVVRLLARCGLPEVLEPIVPVHTPVVLSTKPEDDAIDYDELRRQLMTTAKRLKFAEQDSFSSTSEFLVTEPLRHLLGDHRTEAPLVVVAGAKGAGKTFLHAKACVARSWDRFAERSGVDGVQLASAIVPVLESTNLDSQGLTPQQLRDEFTMANGSVGGAESGLEIRDRITRAKRDLDSDDELGWRDVWLRTLAAAAGVSDPDRDPQQLLTELGARSHAVFLIDGLEDLFQDLDDEKQKVALRVLLTDVLAWLRSLRGRPFGLVVFVRQDLVTLSVPQNSGQLLGRYARYALEWNREEALRLALWVAGHAGALPRPMPEAEIIALSADEVIKQLIPLWGWKMGTEKSKEARSHLWVPAALGDFNEQVQARDVVVFLAEAAEKSLHQSGTDRQPWTDRVLAPGAMRKALLECSQNKIGDIKQENPAVGGLLTRLQNVAPVVVPFDLEKVGLSTSDADFLVKSGVLDHGTGGLYFVAEIYRHALGFVSRRRAPVLRQQ; encoded by the coding sequence ATGAGTGGGATGCCGGACGAAGGCCTTGCGCCGCCGGAGCACCTGTTCACCTGGGTCGATGTCGACGATCACCTCGCCTCGCTGGCGCTCGCGGGACGCTGGCCCGATTGGCTGCTCGCCGTCGACGGCTGGTGGGACGGGATCGACGTGGTCGTCACGCCGGGCACGGGGGTAGGTCAGGTCGAGCGGTGGTTCGACGAGGCGTTCGGTGCGGGATCGACCAGCTACCAGGACGACGAGCTGGTGCTGAGGCTGGATGATCCCCGGGCGAGCGAGATCAAAGGCACCCCGATCATGCTCACCGAAGCGAGCGCGGATGATCCGTCGCGGCGATCGACGCGGCCGGTGCTGCGGGATCGCCACGTCACGAAGGAACTCGCCGAACCGCTCGTCCGCCCGGAGAAGGCCCAGTTCGCGTCGGACGTGCAACTCGTGGCGCTGCACTCGTTCAAGGGTGGCGTAGGGCGCACGGTGCACGCCGTGGCCATCGCCGACGCGATCGCGCGCAGCGGTGGGAAGGTGCTGCTCGTCGACGCAGATCTGGAGGCGCCGGGGATCACCTGGATGCACCGCGAACAGGGAGCTCAGCTGGACTTCGGTTACGAGGACCTGCTGGCTCTGCTGCAAGGGGCGGAGGACGGCGGCTCGCGCGAGGCGGTGGAGATCGCGGCGGCGTACCTCCCGAACCAGCGCGTGGTCAGCCACGTGAACGGCGGTAGCCTCACCGTCGTTCCCGCCAGCCGTGGTACGCGGCTCGGACCGCCGCGCATCGAGCCGGTGGACTTGCTGATCCCCGGCCGGTCGCCGTACTTCCTGACCGAGGCCATCGCCGAGCTCGCTGCGGAAGTCGGTGCCGACACCGTCGTGATCGACCTCAGGGCCGGGGCCTCGGAGCTGTCCGCTCCGGTGCTGCTGGACCCTCGGGTGCAGCGGATCTTCGTGACGACGCTGAGCCACCAGTCGATCGCGGGAACGCACCGGATGTTGCGGCAGCTCAGCAGGCGTGCTCCTGCGGTCCACGGCACCGACCCGGCGGCTTCCGTGATCATCACTCAGTACCGCCAGGACGCGCACGGGGACCACGCGGAACGGGTGCGCGCCGAGTTCGCCGATGCGCTCTCCGCGCTGCTGCGGATTCCGGGCGAAGATGCCACGGAGAAGACCGATGCTGACGGAGATGACACGGAGGCGACTGACGCCGACGTGCTGTCCCGCCCGGTGCTGAGCCCGTTCCGGGAGGAGCTGCTGGCGCTCCCCGGAGCATGGGACTCGGTCGTGCGCCTGCTGGCGAGGTGCGGGTTGCCGGAGGTCCTCGAACCGATCGTGCCCGTGCACACACCGGTGGTTCTGTCCACCAAGCCGGAGGACGATGCCATCGATTACGACGAGCTCCGCCGACAGCTCATGACCACGGCGAAGCGCCTCAAGTTCGCGGAGCAGGACAGTTTCTCTTCGACGAGCGAGTTCCTCGTCACCGAACCGCTGCGCCACCTGCTCGGCGATCACCGGACCGAGGCCCCGCTGGTCGTCGTCGCGGGGGCCAAGGGTGCGGGCAAGACGTTCCTGCACGCGAAGGCGTGCGTGGCTCGGAGCTGGGACCGGTTCGCGGAGAGGTCCGGAGTCGACGGGGTGCAGCTCGCCTCGGCGATCGTGCCGGTGCTGGAGTCGACGAACCTCGACTCCCAAGGGCTCACACCGCAGCAGCTCCGGGACGAATTCACGATGGCGAACGGTTCGGTGGGCGGGGCCGAGAGCGGTCTTGAGATCCGGGACCGGATCACGCGCGCCAAGCGTGACCTCGACTCGGATGATGAGCTCGGTTGGCGCGATGTCTGGCTGCGGACCCTCGCCGCGGCGGCGGGGGTGTCGGACCCGGATCGTGACCCGCAGCAGCTGCTGACCGAGCTCGGCGCGAGGTCGCACGCGGTCTTCCTGATCGACGGGCTGGAGGATCTCTTCCAGGACCTCGACGACGAGAAGCAGAAGGTAGCGCTGCGCGTCCTGCTCACCGATGTGCTCGCCTGGTTGAGGTCGCTGCGCGGGCGTCCATTCGGACTGGTCGTCTTCGTGCGGCAGGATCTGGTCACCTTGTCGGTGCCGCAGAACAGCGGCCAGCTATTGGGGCGCTACGCCCGCTACGCCCTGGAATGGAACCGGGAGGAGGCGCTCCGGCTCGCGCTGTGGGTCGCCGGCCACGCCGGTGCACTGCCAAGACCTATGCCGGAGGCGGAGATCATCGCGCTGTCCGCCGATGAGGTGATTAAACAGCTGATCCCCCTGTGGGGCTGGAAGATGGGAACGGAGAAGTCGAAGGAGGCCCGTTCTCATCTGTGGGTTCCGGCGGCGCTCGGCGATTTCAACGAGCAGGTGCAGGCCCGCGACGTCGTGGTGTTCCTGGCCGAGGCGGCGGAGAAGTCGCTCCATCAGTCCGGGACCGACCGTCAGCCCTGGACCGACCGTGTCCTGGCTCCGGGCGCGATGCGCAAGGCCTTGCTCGAATGCAGCCAGAACAAGATCGGTGACATAAAGCAGGAGAATCCCGCTGTCGGCGGTCTTCTCACGAGATTGCAGAACGTCGCTCCGGTCGTCGTCCCGTTTGATCTGGAAAAGGTGGGATTGTCGACGAGTGACGCCGACTTCCTCGTCAAGTCGGGAGTGCTCGACCACGGAACGGGAGGCCTCTACTTCGTGGCCGAGATCTACCGCCACGCACTGGGATTCGTGAGCCGTCGTCGTGCCCCGGTGCTGCGGCAGCAGTGA
- a CDS encoding ArnT family glycosyltransferase, producing the protein MEQERSRAARWVLGRRTDPAWARPALIAVLAVSAVLDTWALSINEWANTYYSATVLGMTQSWKAFFYGSLDAASFITVDKPPLALQVQALSARAFGFNTWSLLVPQAVCAVLTVAVVHHLVRRSFGHAAGLLAALVLAVTPIAVAMARHNNPDGLLVLLTALAIWGASDAIRSGKLAPLVWSAVAIGLAFNVKMLQAYFVVPVIAVVYLVAARPRWPRKLLNLGVAGLVLAGVSASWLVAVDAVPAASRPYVGGSTDNTVLDLLLGYNGLGRVFGQNHIMSPGMTGGGGGGGMPGGMPPGGGGPGGMGGPGGMGGPGGMGGGPGGGDEGLTRLISDQVAGQISWLFPLALCGAIAALVYLRRRPAHSAQRADLLLWLGTLLVTAAVFTFASGIWHPYYSVALAAPLAAVAGIGVVCMVRLFRVSAGWGALLPLSIAATGAWACAVLDPDWIGWLPPLIAVLTAVSVLVLVALLAVPRQRRMRAKLALAALLAGLVAVLSGPTAYALTPLSTPIQATFPSAGPATQGGPGGGPGGGGPGRGQRGPGQDGRGGPGADGRSPDGRGADGQDSSGQDSADPNADGTSSDGRNPNGQNADGRNGDGQGARTPGDGRRGGPGGQSSEVSDEVVRYLTDHHQGETWLVAVVGAMVAAPIILDTGEPVMAVGGYNGNDPAPTVDRLRTYVEEGRLRYVWTNGSSGVRSTGEDVDTRVVDESMAWVAAHCTAVDPADYGGTAATTGSGTTTGSGTTTGTGGEDAPTRLYDCANRH; encoded by the coding sequence GTGGAGCAGGAACGGTCCCGGGCGGCCCGGTGGGTGCTGGGCAGGAGGACGGACCCGGCGTGGGCGCGGCCGGCGCTGATCGCGGTGCTGGCGGTCTCGGCGGTGCTCGACACCTGGGCGCTGTCGATCAACGAGTGGGCGAACACGTACTACTCGGCGACGGTGCTGGGCATGACGCAGAGCTGGAAGGCGTTCTTCTACGGCTCGCTGGACGCGGCCTCGTTCATCACCGTGGACAAGCCGCCGCTGGCGCTGCAGGTGCAGGCCCTGTCGGCGCGGGCGTTCGGCTTCAACACGTGGAGCCTGCTGGTGCCGCAGGCCGTGTGCGCCGTCCTCACCGTCGCCGTGGTGCACCACCTGGTGCGGCGCTCCTTCGGGCACGCCGCGGGCCTGCTGGCGGCGCTGGTGCTGGCGGTGACGCCGATCGCGGTGGCGATGGCGCGGCACAACAACCCGGACGGGCTGCTGGTGCTGCTGACCGCGCTCGCGATCTGGGGCGCGTCTGACGCGATCCGCTCCGGGAAGCTCGCGCCGCTGGTGTGGAGCGCGGTGGCGATCGGCCTCGCGTTCAACGTCAAGATGCTGCAGGCGTACTTCGTGGTCCCGGTGATCGCGGTGGTGTACCTGGTGGCGGCCCGGCCGCGGTGGCCGCGGAAGCTGCTCAACCTCGGCGTCGCCGGGCTGGTGCTGGCCGGGGTGAGCGCCTCGTGGCTGGTCGCGGTGGACGCGGTGCCCGCCGCCTCGCGGCCCTACGTCGGCGGCAGCACGGACAACACGGTGCTGGACCTGCTGCTCGGCTACAACGGGCTCGGGCGGGTGTTCGGGCAGAACCACATCATGTCGCCCGGGATGACCGGCGGCGGAGGTGGCGGCGGGATGCCGGGCGGGATGCCGCCCGGCGGTGGCGGCCCCGGCGGCATGGGCGGTCCCGGCGGGATGGGCGGTCCCGGCGGGATGGGCGGCGGTCCCGGCGGGGGCGACGAGGGCCTCACCCGGTTGATCAGCGACCAGGTGGCCGGCCAGATCTCCTGGCTGTTCCCGCTGGCGCTGTGCGGTGCGATCGCCGCGCTGGTGTACCTGCGGCGGCGGCCCGCGCACAGCGCGCAGCGCGCGGATCTCCTGCTGTGGTTGGGAACCCTGCTGGTGACCGCGGCGGTGTTCACCTTCGCCTCCGGCATCTGGCACCCGTACTACTCGGTGGCGCTGGCGGCACCGCTCGCGGCCGTGGCGGGCATCGGCGTGGTGTGCATGGTGCGGCTGTTCCGGGTCTCGGCCGGGTGGGGCGCGCTGCTTCCGCTGTCGATCGCGGCGACCGGGGCGTGGGCGTGCGCGGTGCTGGACCCCGACTGGATCGGCTGGCTGCCGCCGCTGATCGCGGTGCTCACCGCGGTGTCGGTGCTGGTGCTGGTAGCGCTGCTCGCCGTCCCCCGGCAGCGGCGGATGCGGGCGAAGCTGGCGCTGGCGGCCTTGCTGGCCGGGCTGGTCGCGGTGCTGTCCGGGCCGACGGCCTACGCGCTGACCCCGCTGAGCACGCCGATCCAGGCGACGTTCCCGTCCGCCGGACCGGCCACCCAGGGCGGGCCGGGCGGTGGTCCCGGCGGTGGTGGTCCAGGCCGGGGCCAGCGCGGTCCCGGCCAGGACGGGCGCGGTGGACCGGGCGCCGACGGGCGGAGCCCGGACGGCCGGGGCGCGGACGGGCAGGACTCCAGCGGCCAGGACTCGGCCGACCCGAACGCGGACGGCACGAGCTCGGACGGCCGGAACCCGAACGGGCAGAACGCGGACGGTCGGAACGGTGACGGGCAGGGCGCCCGGACGCCCGGCGACGGCCGCCGCGGCGGTCCCGGTGGCCAGAGCTCCGAGGTGAGCGACGAGGTGGTCCGCTACCTCACCGACCACCACCAGGGCGAGACCTGGCTGGTCGCCGTCGTCGGTGCCATGGTGGCCGCGCCGATCATCCTGGACACCGGCGAGCCCGTGATGGCCGTCGGCGGCTACAACGGCAACGACCCGGCCCCCACCGTCGACCGGCTGCGGACCTACGTCGAGGAAGGACGGCTGCGCTACGTGTGGACCAACGGCAGCTCCGGGGTGCGGAGCACGGGCGAGGACGTCGACACCCGCGTCGTCGACGAGTCGATGGCCTGGGTCGCCGCGCACTGCACCGCCGTCGACCCGGCCGACTACGGCGGCACGGCCGCGACGACCGGCTCTGGCACGACGACCGGCTCCGGCACGACGACCGGCACCGGCGGGGAGGACGCCCCGACCCGGCTCTACGACTGCGCGAACCGGCACTGA
- a CDS encoding GAF and ANTAR domain-containing protein yields MSNGSEELAIALATMSRDLLSQRSVQLTLDRICEHAVRLVDGCEHAGILTLHGAGRGRRVETLSVTHELVTRSDQIQVDLGEGPCLDAAQHREQAYRISDMTSTPHWPRYAAKARDLGIGSMMGFLLYTEEDELGALNLYSARPAAFTEHSELIGWIMASHAAVAFSSARVDSQLHAAVATRQLIGEAIGIVMERYKISEDQAFDVLRTSSQHGNVKLRDVAEQVTSTGEIPGAR; encoded by the coding sequence GTGTCCAACGGCTCCGAGGAGCTGGCGATCGCGTTGGCGACCATGTCGCGGGACCTGCTCTCGCAGCGCAGCGTGCAGCTCACCTTGGACCGCATCTGCGAGCACGCGGTGCGGCTGGTCGACGGCTGCGAGCACGCCGGGATCCTGACCCTGCACGGCGCGGGACGCGGGCGGCGGGTCGAGACCCTGTCGGTCACCCACGAGCTGGTCACCCGTTCCGACCAGATCCAGGTCGACCTCGGCGAAGGCCCGTGCCTGGACGCCGCGCAACACCGCGAGCAGGCGTACCGCATCAGCGACATGACCAGCACCCCGCACTGGCCGCGCTACGCGGCGAAGGCCCGCGACCTGGGCATCGGCAGCATGATGGGCTTCCTGCTCTACACCGAGGAGGACGAGCTCGGCGCGCTGAACCTCTACTCCGCGCGGCCCGCCGCCTTCACCGAACACTCCGAGCTGATCGGCTGGATCATGGCCTCGCACGCCGCGGTCGCCTTCTCCTCGGCCCGCGTCGACTCCCAGCTGCACGCCGCGGTCGCCACCCGGCAGCTCATCGGGGAGGCGATCGGCATCGTCATGGAGCGCTACAAGATCTCCGAGGACCAGGCCTTCGACGTGCTGCGGACCAGTTCGCAGCACGGCAACGTCAAGCTCCGGGACGTCGCCGAGCAGGTCACCAGCACCGGCGAGATCCCCGGCGCCCGCTAG